A genomic stretch from Bacterioplanes sanyensis includes:
- a CDS encoding BolA family protein, translating into MVAEQIATKLAVLEPHILDIVNESHMHSGPATESHFKLIIVSDEFAGKRSVARHQSIYRLLAEELEGPVHALSLHTYTPDEFDPQQVPLSPNCLGGSKAG; encoded by the coding sequence ATGGTAGCGGAGCAAATTGCGACCAAGTTGGCGGTGTTGGAGCCGCACATTCTCGATATCGTTAATGAAAGTCACATGCACTCCGGCCCTGCAACGGAGTCGCATTTTAAACTGATCATTGTCAGTGACGAGTTTGCTGGCAAGCGCTCGGTCGCGCGCCATCAGAGCATTTATCGATTGCTGGCCGAGGAGCTGGAAGGGCCAGTGCATGCACTGAGTTTGCACACCTACACGCCCGATGAATTTGACCCGCAGCAAGTGCCTTTGTCACCCAATTGCCTAGGTGGCAGTAAAGCCGGTTGA
- a CDS encoding START domain-containing protein, which produces MKSIVQRIVMSSLVWIPMVAAEPDWQRVIDDPEQRIQVYVRDVPGSDLQAFRGTTRVQSRLTAAIALLEDHTVAPQWMHNCKAIDIVERVSDTHTISYMINDAPWPVTDRDVVVESQLSQADDGTLTLSVRHREGVFPANDDMVRIAAMEGFWRFTPEDDGWLAVEYQVHAEPGGGLPSWLANSVVQDTPYYTLQAFKQWVAKPDYQTAQRDYVREPAALAAVGDVTPATAQQ; this is translated from the coding sequence ATGAAAAGCATTGTCCAACGAATCGTGATGTCGTCACTGGTTTGGATTCCTATGGTGGCGGCCGAGCCGGACTGGCAGCGGGTGATTGACGACCCGGAGCAGCGTATTCAAGTGTACGTGCGCGATGTGCCCGGCTCCGATTTACAAGCATTTCGTGGGACTACACGGGTGCAAAGCCGGCTCACGGCGGCGATTGCATTGCTGGAGGACCACACCGTTGCACCACAATGGATGCACAACTGTAAGGCCATCGACATCGTCGAGCGTGTATCCGACACCCACACCATTTCTTACATGATCAACGACGCACCTTGGCCCGTGACGGACCGCGATGTGGTGGTCGAAAGCCAGCTGTCGCAAGCCGATGATGGCACGCTGACCTTGTCCGTCCGCCATCGCGAAGGCGTATTCCCGGCAAACGACGACATGGTGCGTATTGCCGCGATGGAAGGCTTCTGGCGCTTTACACCTGAAGACGATGGTTGGCTGGCGGTCGAGTATCAGGTTCATGCTGAGCCGGGCGGTGGTCTGCCGTCATGGTTGGCCAATTCGGTGGTGCAAGACACGCCTTACTACACCTTGCAGGCGTTCAAGCAATGGGTTGCCAAACCAGACTATCAAACCGCACAGCGTGACTATGTTCGCGAACCCGCTGCGCTGGCAGCAGTCGGTGATGTGACTCCCGCTACAGCGCAGCAATAA
- a CDS encoding substrate-binding domain-containing protein codes for MTLARAVLTLILGLLSATAIAGKPAPFEGLPPSGEVDLFAMHGSNTIGAHLGPTLVTAYLQAKGAQSVTTVAAGTENEQWVQGTYQNTLVRVRIEAHGSGTGFAGLKQGAAHIAAASRPVKDKEANLLQAMADMRSPQSEHIVGIDGLAIVVNPANSIAKLSVSQIADIFSGQYQDWSELGGPAGPIRVYARDDKSGTWDSFKSMVLGKQRQLVASAQRFESNDLLSDQVASDPFGIGFVALSAVRNSKLLAVSDGGAKSLLPNKLTVATEDYALSRRLYLYTDDQPENPYVQEFIDFALADDGQQIVAENGFVSQQLQAVVPEFYAELPRDFRDLTAGAKRLTINFRFRQGSAKLDNKALSDIDRLVAYLETMQDPEVILIGFSDQRRTEERSELLSRLRAMAVRRELVKRGGIYPRENVGYGMALPVASGNRDEGKLKNSRVEVWLRDQNTVAASHP; via the coding sequence ATGACCCTAGCTCGCGCTGTACTGACCCTGATACTTGGTTTGTTGTCTGCCACGGCCATTGCTGGCAAGCCCGCCCCATTTGAAGGCTTGCCGCCATCGGGAGAGGTGGATTTGTTTGCCATGCATGGCTCCAATACCATTGGTGCTCATTTGGGCCCGACGCTGGTGACTGCCTACTTACAGGCCAAAGGCGCACAAAGTGTCACCACAGTGGCAGCCGGAACTGAAAATGAACAGTGGGTGCAAGGGACGTATCAGAATACGCTGGTGCGCGTGCGTATCGAGGCACACGGTTCTGGCACCGGCTTTGCCGGACTCAAGCAGGGCGCGGCCCACATCGCCGCTGCATCACGCCCGGTAAAAGACAAAGAAGCCAACTTACTGCAAGCCATGGCCGATATGCGCAGTCCTCAATCGGAGCACATTGTCGGCATTGATGGTTTGGCCATCGTGGTCAACCCAGCGAATAGCATCGCTAAGCTCAGTGTGAGCCAAATCGCCGATATCTTTTCCGGCCAATATCAGGATTGGTCTGAGTTGGGCGGTCCGGCTGGGCCAATCCGCGTGTATGCCCGTGACGATAAATCCGGCACTTGGGATAGCTTTAAAAGCATGGTGTTGGGCAAGCAGCGGCAATTGGTAGCCTCGGCTCAGCGTTTTGAGTCCAATGACTTGCTCTCGGATCAAGTCGCTAGCGATCCTTTTGGCATCGGTTTTGTTGCATTATCGGCGGTGCGCAATAGCAAATTGTTGGCGGTGTCCGACGGTGGGGCTAAATCCCTATTGCCGAATAAATTGACGGTGGCTACCGAAGATTACGCCTTGTCGCGTCGGTTGTACCTGTACACCGACGATCAGCCAGAAAACCCTTATGTGCAGGAATTTATCGATTTTGCTTTGGCCGACGACGGTCAACAAATCGTGGCAGAAAACGGCTTTGTGTCGCAGCAGCTGCAGGCCGTTGTGCCTGAGTTTTATGCTGAGCTGCCGCGAGATTTTCGTGATTTAACCGCCGGTGCAAAACGTCTCACCATTAATTTTCGTTTTCGCCAGGGCAGCGCCAAGTTGGACAACAAAGCACTGAGCGATATTGATCGTTTGGTGGCGTATTTAGAGACCATGCAAGACCCTGAGGTAATTCTGATCGGCTTTAGCGATCAACGCCGCACTGAAGAGCGCTCGGAATTATTGTCGCGTCTGCGAGCCATGGCGGTGCGCCGGGAATTGGTTAAGCGCGGTGGTATCTATCCGCGTGAAAATGTCGGTTATGGCATGGCACTGCCGGTAGCGTCAGGCAATCGCGATGAAGGAAAATTGAAAAACAGCCGCGTTGAGGTATGGCTGCGAGATCAAAACACGGTGGCAGCCAGTCACCCCTA